The sequence TACCTGCTCAAGGGGCTTGCGGCGCTGGCAGACGAGAGCCTGGGCGTGCCGGAGCTGCTGCCGATCGTGCTGGAGTGCGGCGCGGCCAACGGCAACGCCCTCAAGCTGCTCGACGCCTCCAACGTCGCGGCGTTCGGCGTGCCGGCGCCCGCGACGGTCGATCTCGGCATCGAGGCGGGCCCGTTCGTCGTCGTGACCGGCCACGACCTGCACGACTTGGCGCAGCTGCTCGAGCAGGCCGACGCCCGGGGCGTCAGCGTCTACACGCACGGAGAGATGCTTCCCGCCCATGCCTATCCCGAGCTCGCCAAGCATGCCTCGCTCAAAGGCCAGTTCGGCAGCGCATGGCAGTACCAGCAGAAGGAGTTTGCCGACATCCCCGCGCCCGTTCTGTTCACGACGAACTGCCTCATGCCGCCCAAGGCCACCTATGCCGATCGCGTGTTCACGACGGGGCCCGTGGGCTTTGAGGGCGCGCCCCACATCGACGCCGACGCCGCGGGCCGCAAGGACTTCTCCGCGCTGCTCGACAGGGCGGTCGAGCTGGGAGGCTACCCGGAGTTCCACGCGCAGGCGGGACTGAACGGCGGCACGAGCGTCACGACGGGCTTCGGGCACGACGCGGTGCTGGGCGTGGCCGAGCAGGTGATCGCGGCCGTGAAGGAGGGCGCCGTCAAGCACATCTTCCTCGTGGGCGGCTGCGACGGCGCGCAGAAGGACCGCAGCTACTACACGGAGTTCGTCAAGAAGGCGCCGGCCGACTCGCTCATCTTGACGCTGGGCTGCGGCAAGTACCGCTTCAACGACCTCGACCTCGGGACGATTGGCGGCCTGCCTCGCCTGCTTGACATGGGGCAGTGCAACGACGCGTACGGCGCGGTCGTCGTTGCGCTGGCCTTGGCCGACGCCTTTGACTGCGGCGTCAACGACCTGCCGCTGACGCTCGTGCTCTCCTGGTACGAGCAGAAGGCCGTGTCCATCCTGCTGACGCTGCTCAACCTGGGCGTCAAGGGCATCTACCTCGGCCCGACGCTGCCGGCGTTCGTGTCGCCCGCCGTGCTTGACGTCCTCGTGCGGGAGTTCGACATCCGTCCGACGACGACTCCCGAGGCTGACCTCGAGGCGATCCTGGGGTAGCGCCTCCTTGCGAAAAGCGGCCCCCGACGCGGCGCGCGAAGGCGTCTCGTCGGGGGCCGTGCGTGGTTCCGAAGCTCGGGCCTCGACCGG is a genomic window of Coriobacteriia bacterium containing:
- the hcp gene encoding hydroxylamine reductase — encoded protein: MFCFQCQQTKGNAGCTSKAGVCGKTAATAALQDELTGALIGLAQTVGGVPTEPVADLVCDALFATLTNVNFDDAALAALIARVHEAADAAAAARGVQEGRAADYDLARLWGAQEDVRSLKSLILFGMRSIAAYAYHARILGHRDADVSAYLLKGLAALADESLGVPELLPIVLECGAANGNALKLLDASNVAAFGVPAPATVDLGIEAGPFVVVTGHDLHDLAQLLEQADARGVSVYTHGEMLPAHAYPELAKHASLKGQFGSAWQYQQKEFADIPAPVLFTTNCLMPPKATYADRVFTTGPVGFEGAPHIDADAAGRKDFSALLDRAVELGGYPEFHAQAGLNGGTSVTTGFGHDAVLGVAEQVIAAVKEGAVKHIFLVGGCDGAQKDRSYYTEFVKKAPADSLILTLGCGKYRFNDLDLGTIGGLPRLLDMGQCNDAYGAVVVALALADAFDCGVNDLPLTLVLSWYEQKAVSILLTLLNLGVKGIYLGPTLPAFVSPAVLDVLVREFDIRPTTTPEADLEAILG